The following are encoded together in the Caloranaerobacter ferrireducens genome:
- a CDS encoding UbiX family flavin prenyltransferase — MRLIVGITGGSGAIYGVGLLKVLKELGVETHLVVSSMGEYVMQHECGISLDELKELATHFHDNRNLAAPIASGSFKTDGMVIVPCSMKSLASIANGISDNLLTRAADVILKERRRLVLVTRETPLSAIHLENMLKLSRMGVTILPASPGFYNHPQSISDIVSSIIGRTLDQFEINHNLIKRWGE, encoded by the coding sequence ATGAGATTGATAGTTGGAATAACAGGGGGAAGTGGTGCTATATACGGAGTAGGACTTCTTAAGGTATTGAAAGAACTTGGTGTAGAAACCCATTTAGTAGTTTCAAGTATGGGAGAATATGTAATGCAGCATGAATGTGGTATTAGTTTAGATGAACTTAAAGAGTTAGCTACTCATTTTCATGATAATAGAAATCTAGCTGCACCAATTGCCAGTGGTTCTTTTAAAACGGATGGAATGGTAATTGTACCATGTTCTATGAAAAGTTTAGCTTCAATTGCGAATGGTATTTCTGATAACCTCTTAACAAGAGCAGCTGATGTAATATTAAAGGAGAGAAGAAGATTAGTGTTAGTGACTAGAGAAACTCCTTTAAGTGCTATACATTTAGAGAACATGTTAAAACTTTCGAGAATGGGTGTAACTATTTTGCCTGCATCTCCAGGCTTTTACAATCATCCCCAATCTATAAGTGATATTGTTAGTTCGATTATAGGTAGGACTTTAGATCAATTTGAGATTAATCACAATTTAATAAAGCGATGGGGAGAATAA
- a CDS encoding nucleoside-triphosphatase: MDIKKNIFLTGNINAGKSTILKKIIKELRIKTSGFLTLPYIKQGELLGFHIKSLIDESEMLDYNKIHFIGRKLINDRWEAYPEIFDSIGARILKDSLKSKKDVIIMDELGFFETNALKFQEYVFRCLHSHKIVFGVIKPTKTVFLNNIRNRDDVLILEINKENRDNQYKKIKSIFEEVLRCHLFGTSII, from the coding sequence GTGGATATCAAAAAAAATATTTTTCTAACAGGTAATATTAATGCTGGTAAAAGTACAATATTGAAAAAAATTATTAAAGAGCTAAGAATCAAAACTTCTGGGTTTCTAACCTTGCCATATATAAAACAGGGTGAATTACTAGGATTTCACATAAAAAGTCTTATAGATGAAAGTGAAATGTTAGATTATAACAAAATTCATTTTATAGGAAGGAAATTAATAAATGATAGATGGGAAGCTTATCCTGAAATTTTTGATAGTATAGGGGCAAGAATACTTAAGGATAGTTTAAAGTCGAAAAAAGATGTGATTATAATGGATGAACTTGGTTTTTTTGAAACAAATGCTTTGAAGTTTCAGGAATATGTATTTAGATGTTTACATTCTCATAAAATTGTATTTGGAGTTATCAAACCTACAAAAACAGTTTTTCTAAATAATATTCGAAATAGAGATGATGTACTTATATTGGAAATAAATAAAGAAAATAGAGATAATCAGTATAAAAAGATAAAGAGTATATTTGAGGAAGTGCTAAGATGTCATTTGTTTGGAACAAGCATAATTTAA
- a CDS encoding UbiD family decarboxylase, producing the protein MERQMLRASLEKLKQNGNLLTCDVEVDPEYELGAVLKYYSNTRPMLFSKVKGYRIPVVGAMFGDRNIYYNMLNLTHGDRIYRIIDAIANPKPTRLLNTGPVKENIITRNIDIPRMFPIPTFHEKDSSSYITAGIIVIKDPETNKRYTSVRRLQVNGGNRLSILVASPKLKDQLLNLENQNKPLEVAIILGYDYEFLLASQVSSHFFGVDKYEIDSALRGEPLELVKCHTVDLEVPAYAEIVLEGIIPPKKREIEGPFGELMGYYGGANSHPIIEITAVMHRNNPIFQVSFPCREEHLPNGLIREVELYTSLSKLVDVKDVNVTIGGGYRFHAVVSINKKKEGDAKSAILAALGCNNDFKHVIVVDDDVDIFNTSEVEGILATRVQASKDLVIISGANGSVLDPSHNYKGTTDKIGIDATKPLEKKGVDFEKAKIPRYENIEITKYFPNIK; encoded by the coding sequence ATGGAAAGGCAAATGTTAAGAGCCAGCTTGGAGAAGCTTAAACAAAACGGGAACTTATTAACCTGTGATGTAGAAGTAGATCCAGAATATGAATTAGGAGCGGTGCTAAAATATTATTCCAACACTAGACCAATGCTATTTAGTAAAGTTAAAGGATATAGGATTCCTGTTGTAGGAGCAATGTTTGGAGATAGAAATATATATTACAATATGCTCAACTTAACTCATGGTGATAGAATTTATAGAATAATAGATGCTATTGCCAATCCTAAACCAACTAGACTTTTAAATACAGGTCCTGTAAAAGAAAATATTATAACTAGAAATATTGATATTCCAAGGATGTTTCCTATACCTACATTTCATGAGAAAGATTCATCATCATATATAACTGCAGGGATTATTGTTATTAAAGACCCAGAAACTAATAAAAGGTATACTTCGGTTAGAAGATTACAAGTTAATGGTGGCAACAGGTTGAGTATACTTGTAGCATCTCCTAAACTCAAAGACCAGCTATTGAATTTAGAAAATCAAAATAAACCGTTAGAGGTTGCTATAATTTTAGGTTATGATTACGAATTTCTATTGGCATCTCAGGTAAGCAGTCATTTTTTCGGAGTTGATAAATACGAAATAGATAGTGCTTTAAGAGGAGAACCATTAGAGTTAGTAAAATGCCATACAGTAGATTTAGAAGTTCCTGCATATGCTGAAATAGTATTAGAGGGAATAATACCTCCGAAAAAAAGAGAAATAGAAGGACCGTTTGGTGAATTGATGGGATACTATGGAGGAGCAAATTCTCATCCTATTATTGAGATAACTGCTGTAATGCACAGAAATAATCCAATATTTCAAGTATCATTCCCTTGTAGAGAAGAACACTTACCTAATGGGTTAATTAGAGAGGTTGAGCTTTATACTAGTTTAAGCAAGCTTGTAGATGTTAAGGATGTTAACGTAACAATCGGAGGAGGATATAGATTTCATGCAGTAGTTTCAATAAACAAAAAGAAAGAAGGGGATGCGAAAAGCGCTATTTTAGCGGCTTTAGGATGCAATAATGATTTTAAGCATGTAATTGTTGTAGATGATGATGTTGATATATTTAACACAAGTGAAGTTGAAGGAATTTTAGCGACTAGAGTACAAGCATCAAAAGATTTAGTTATTATTTCAGGAGCTAATGGCTCTGTATTAGACCCATCGCATAATTATAAAGGGACTACCGATAAAATAGGTATAGATGCAACAAAACCATTAGAAAAAAAGGGAGTAGATTTTGAAAAGGCTAAGATTCCTAGATATGAAAATATAGAAATTACAAAATATTTTCCCAATATTAAATAA
- the allB gene encoding allantoinase AllB, whose amino-acid sequence MYDVIIKNARIPQGDDTILTNILVKDEKIAGFTQDLDGIDAKEIIDAEGHLTLPGCIDSHTHINDPGFTHRENFLTGTSAAASGGITTIIDMPCCSVPSVRSVENLEHKLEAIKDKAIVDYAMWGGVTGEDVRNGWLHNVEEQADYGVCAFKVYMTPSVPTYPRVTDPEMLEAFKAVAKTGLPIGIHAENFAMCDFYVKKFQAEGRMDGPAWAEARMTLAEKVAIQLGISFAEETGARLHIVHMSTGIGAILVGEAKKRGLDVTAETCPHYLTLNYKDAMSEFKQFAKIAPPLRTKEDNEILWKALQDGRVDFIATDHAPYEIPTEKEAEGMNIWTAFPGIPGVETMVPVIISEGYNKGRLSLSRLVEVLSTNPAKHYGLYPKKGAMFIGSDADFTIIDLEKEWTIDKDKMYTMAKYTPFHGFKLKGKPVKTVVRGKLVYDDTEGIVGREGYGKFIKRQNKGKLERIIKF is encoded by the coding sequence ATGTATGATGTAATTATTAAAAATGCTCGTATTCCACAGGGGGATGATACGATATTAACTAATATTTTAGTTAAAGACGAAAAAATTGCAGGTTTTACGCAGGATTTAGATGGTATTGATGCTAAGGAAATAATTGATGCAGAAGGTCACTTAACATTACCTGGATGTATTGATTCACATACACATATAAATGATCCTGGTTTTACACATAGAGAGAATTTCCTTACAGGTACATCTGCAGCAGCAAGTGGCGGTATAACAACAATAATAGATATGCCATGCTGTTCAGTTCCATCTGTAAGAAGTGTAGAAAACTTAGAGCATAAGCTAGAAGCTATAAAAGATAAAGCAATTGTAGACTATGCTATGTGGGGTGGAGTTACTGGAGAAGATGTAAGAAATGGATGGTTGCATAATGTTGAGGAGCAGGCAGATTATGGGGTATGTGCTTTTAAAGTATATATGACACCATCAGTTCCAACTTATCCTAGAGTAACAGATCCTGAAATGCTAGAAGCATTTAAAGCTGTAGCTAAAACTGGTCTTCCAATAGGCATTCATGCAGAAAATTTTGCTATGTGTGATTTTTATGTAAAGAAATTCCAAGCTGAAGGTCGTATGGACGGACCTGCATGGGCTGAGGCTAGAATGACTTTAGCTGAAAAAGTGGCTATTCAATTAGGAATAAGCTTTGCTGAGGAGACAGGTGCAAGGCTTCATATAGTACACATGAGTACAGGTATAGGAGCTATTTTAGTAGGAGAAGCAAAGAAGCGAGGACTAGATGTAACTGCTGAAACTTGTCCTCACTATTTGACACTAAATTATAAGGATGCGATGAGTGAGTTTAAACAATTTGCAAAGATAGCTCCTCCATTAAGAACTAAAGAGGATAATGAAATATTGTGGAAGGCATTACAGGATGGAAGAGTTGACTTTATAGCGACAGACCATGCTCCATACGAAATACCTACAGAAAAGGAAGCAGAAGGAATGAATATTTGGACAGCTTTTCCTGGAATACCAGGTGTAGAAACAATGGTACCTGTAATTATAAGTGAAGGATATAACAAGGGAAGACTTTCATTAAGCAGATTAGTAGAAGTATTAAGTACGAATCCAGCTAAGCATTATGGTTTATATCCTAAGAAAGGTGCTATGTTTATAGGTTCTGATGCTGACTTTACAATTATAGATTTAGAAAAAGAATGGACAATAGATAAAGATAAGATGTATACAATGGCTAAATATACACCGTTCCATGGATTTAAGTTAAAGGGTAAGCCAGTTAAAACAGTAGTTCGCGGTAAGCTTGTTTATGATGATACTGAAGGTATTGTAGGTCGTGAAGGTTATGGTAAGTTTATAAAAAGACAAAACAAAGGTAAATTAGAAAGAATAATAAAATTCTAA
- a CDS encoding class I SAM-dependent methyltransferase — protein MSFVWNKHNLKWFETAVIETEFYSKIVAKCSHIIDKESTFIDIGCGTGELSICLSYYTKFGTAVDINKLAIDRLKHKCINLGINNITFLVADWLKYNFSLRYDLVFLCYINGFIPNIKKLKALCKKYLVLVLPKSLESNPFRIGEFCEIKSKHNETVYDVIEYLQLYNINFELINHCEEFGQPFESFEEYTNFLRFYFKINDIVTINKIASKYLIKTERGFYLPNIRESGIIIIKGDDLVE, from the coding sequence ATGTCATTTGTTTGGAACAAGCATAATTTAAAATGGTTTGAAACGGCTGTGATTGAAACAGAATTTTATTCTAAAATAGTAGCAAAATGTAGTCATATTATCGATAAAGAGAGTACTTTCATTGACATAGGTTGTGGAACGGGTGAATTATCTATATGTCTTTCTTATTATACAAAATTTGGAACAGCAGTTGATATAAATAAACTAGCTATTGATAGATTGAAGCATAAATGTATAAATTTAGGCATAAATAATATAACTTTTTTAGTTGCTGACTGGTTAAAGTATAATTTCTCTTTAAGATATGATTTGGTATTTTTATGTTATATAAACGGATTTATTCCTAATATAAAAAAGCTGAAAGCTCTTTGTAAGAAATATTTAGTATTAGTACTACCTAAAAGTTTAGAAAGTAATCCTTTTAGGATAGGAGAATTTTGCGAAATAAAAAGTAAGCATAATGAAACTGTATATGATGTAATAGAATATTTACAACTTTATAATATAAATTTTGAATTAATTAATCATTGTGAAGAATTTGGACAACCATTTGAAAGTTTTGAGGAATATACTAATTTCTTAAGATTTTATTTTAAGATAAATGATATAGTTACTATTAATAAAATAGCATCTAAATATTTGATAAAAACTGAGAGAGGTTTTTATCTACCGAATATTAGAGAAAGCGGTATTATTATAATTAAGGGAGATGATCTAGTTGAGTAG
- a CDS encoding cysteine hydrolase family protein, producing MPRHAILVIDMLNDFIGEKAPLRCPGGEKIVPNLQRLFEWVRNREGDDVQLVHIQEAHRKNDADFRVRPVHAVKGTWGSDFIKELYPQGDEYIVPKRRHSGFAYTDLDLYLREENIDTVVVTGVWTNVCVRSTASDALYHAYKVIALSDGCASKTEEMHEYGLKDMSLFAKVMTIDEYIDAWEKGIDPWIGGGDTENKVK from the coding sequence ATGCCTAGACACGCTATATTAGTTATAGATATGTTAAATGATTTTATTGGAGAGAAAGCGCCATTAAGGTGCCCAGGAGGAGAGAAAATAGTTCCTAACTTACAGAGACTATTTGAATGGGTAAGAAATAGAGAAGGTGACGATGTTCAATTGGTGCATATACAGGAAGCACATAGAAAAAATGATGCAGATTTTAGAGTAAGACCTGTTCATGCTGTTAAGGGAACTTGGGGGTCAGACTTTATAAAAGAGCTTTATCCTCAAGGAGACGAATATATAGTTCCAAAAAGAAGACATAGTGGTTTTGCATATACAGATTTAGATTTATATTTGAGGGAAGAGAATATTGATACAGTTGTGGTTACTGGTGTTTGGACTAATGTATGTGTAAGAAGTACTGCATCTGATGCATTGTACCATGCTTATAAGGTAATAGCATTAAGTGATGGATGTGCATCAAAAACAGAAGAAATGCACGAATATGGATTGAAGGATATGAGCTTATTTGCAAAGGTTATGACTATTGATGAATATATAGATGCGTGGGAAAAGGGAATCGACCCATGGATAGGTGGAGGAGATACAGAGAATAAAGTTAAGTAA
- a CDS encoding PucR family transcriptional regulator, translating into MVRQNGILLEDILKMDCMKNCKLIAGYKGIKNTVSRVNIMADPDILDWVHEGELLLTTAYSFRKESVIEQKEFIKQCSEKKLAGIGIKIYPYIKSLSKEVIELADKLNFPIIDLYYATPFSDIMTPIFKEIFNKQASLLQRLEKIHEKLMNAMMGNFSIEKITEVVYESVRNPVLVDLEFPKKTIIKFDCEDDKTKNLLLKNLKKFYKESLSKYKDNKLYESTELIKGKYIKRMVMPIIVKNHLYGYIFTWSTSTPLGGFDFSVLESASTTIALEILKILSVMEVENRHKYEFIEDLISLDNKRREKALERAVLFKLNRDNKYVMAVICINRSTNTENAALSDDSFQKKIIRLANSIEKLIGDININGLVTNKTDSIYVLLSFNDNEKMDLKLEIFSNKVEKLLRKSLGKFKFRMGIGREYIGLMNAYKSYMDTIKAIRAGGILDENCVVNFEDLGIYKILCHDSLKEELIKFYNTTIKCLVEYDIKKSTDLVKTLEAYFEYNGNLKKMSQALFTHYNTILYRIQRIKDITGMDLENAKDRLNLEVALKIKKILQSEE; encoded by the coding sequence TTGGTTAGGCAAAATGGTATTCTGTTAGAAGATATTTTAAAAATGGACTGTATGAAAAATTGCAAGCTTATTGCTGGCTATAAAGGTATAAAGAATACTGTTTCAAGAGTTAATATTATGGCAGACCCTGACATTTTAGATTGGGTTCATGAAGGAGAGTTGTTATTGACAACAGCTTATTCTTTTAGAAAAGAAAGTGTAATAGAGCAGAAAGAATTTATTAAACAGTGTTCAGAGAAGAAATTAGCAGGCATAGGAATTAAAATTTATCCTTATATAAAATCTCTATCTAAAGAAGTAATTGAATTAGCCGATAAATTAAATTTTCCAATTATTGATCTTTATTATGCTACACCTTTTTCAGATATTATGACTCCGATTTTTAAAGAAATATTTAATAAACAGGCATCTTTACTTCAAAGATTAGAAAAAATACACGAAAAATTGATGAATGCAATGATGGGTAATTTTAGTATTGAGAAAATAACTGAGGTTGTGTATGAAAGTGTTAGAAATCCAGTATTAGTTGATTTAGAATTTCCTAAAAAAACAATAATAAAATTTGACTGCGAAGACGATAAAACTAAAAATTTACTTTTAAAAAATCTAAAAAAATTTTATAAAGAATCTTTAAGTAAATATAAAGATAATAAATTATATGAAAGTACAGAGTTAATAAAAGGGAAGTACATAAAAAGAATGGTTATGCCAATTATTGTTAAAAACCATCTTTATGGATATATTTTTACATGGTCTACTAGTACTCCATTAGGCGGGTTTGATTTTTCTGTTTTAGAATCAGCTTCAACTACAATAGCTTTGGAAATTCTGAAAATATTATCAGTAATGGAGGTGGAAAATCGACATAAATATGAATTTATAGAAGATTTAATATCTTTGGATAATAAAAGAAGAGAAAAAGCTTTAGAAAGAGCAGTTTTATTTAAGCTAAATCGAGATAATAAATATGTAATGGCAGTAATTTGTATTAATAGAAGTACAAATACAGAAAATGCGGCATTATCTGATGATTCATTTCAAAAAAAAATTATTAGATTGGCAAACTCAATAGAAAAACTTATAGGAGACATTAATATTAATGGTCTTGTTACAAATAAGACTGATAGCATATATGTGTTATTATCTTTTAATGACAATGAAAAAATGGATTTAAAGTTAGAGATATTTAGTAATAAAGTAGAAAAGTTATTAAGAAAAAGCTTAGGTAAATTTAAATTTAGAATGGGGATAGGCAGAGAATATATAGGTTTAATGAATGCATATAAAAGTTATATGGATACAATTAAGGCTATCAGAGCAGGCGGTATTTTAGATGAAAATTGTGTAGTTAATTTTGAGGATTTAGGTATATATAAAATACTATGTCATGACTCTTTGAAAGAAGAACTTATAAAATTTTATAATACTACTATTAAATGTTTAGTTGAATATGATATAAAAAAATCTACAGATTTAGTAAAAACGTTAGAAGCATATTTCGAATACAATGGCAATCTTAAGAAAATGTCTCAGGCACTATTTACACATTATAATACTATTCTTTATAGGATTCAAAGAATTAAGGATATAACTGGTATGGATTTAGAAAATGCAAAAGACAGATTAAACTTAGAGGTAGCTTTGAAAATAAAAAAAATATTGCAAAGTGAGGAATAA
- the ftcD gene encoding glutamate formimidoyltransferase yields MSEEKKYILAVPNFSEGRRKEVIEAIVDQVRNVEGVKLVSYEPEYDFNRTVVTLIGEPEPLKEALLNMAGKSYELINMEEQTGTHPRIGAQDTIPIFPFKNITLEECVQLAEEIGKEIFERYKVPVYFSGQNARCEKRKALSFIRKGQYEGLKKVAHTDERKPDIGPAALHPTAGATIVSADTEGLTAYNVFLATEDLSIAKKIAKAVRGPSGGFSTVRAVGIKFPERSGVVVSMNMFDCTQTPLYRAYNFVKQEAARYGVAVTGSEIVGPVKLEHLLNSLEYYLGLENFRKEQILETHLMK; encoded by the coding sequence ATGTCAGAAGAAAAGAAGTACATATTAGCTGTTCCTAACTTTAGTGAAGGTAGAAGAAAAGAAGTTATAGAAGCGATAGTTGATCAAGTAAGAAATGTAGAAGGAGTAAAATTAGTTAGTTATGAGCCAGAGTATGATTTTAATAGAACGGTTGTAACATTAATTGGTGAACCAGAGCCTTTAAAAGAAGCACTACTTAATATGGCAGGTAAATCATATGAATTGATAAATATGGAAGAACAAACAGGAACTCATCCTAGAATTGGTGCTCAGGATACAATACCAATATTTCCATTTAAAAATATTACATTAGAGGAATGTGTGCAATTAGCAGAGGAGATTGGGAAAGAAATTTTTGAAAGATATAAAGTACCTGTTTATTTTTCAGGACAGAATGCAAGATGTGAAAAAAGGAAGGCTTTATCTTTTATAAGGAAAGGACAATATGAAGGGCTTAAAAAAGTAGCCCATACAGATGAAAGAAAGCCAGATATTGGTCCTGCAGCTTTACATCCAACAGCAGGTGCGACAATTGTTAGTGCAGATACAGAAGGATTGACAGCATATAATGTATTTTTGGCCACTGAAGATTTAAGTATTGCTAAGAAGATAGCAAAAGCAGTAAGAGGACCTAGTGGTGGTTTTTCAACAGTTAGAGCAGTTGGTATCAAATTTCCAGAAAGATCTGGTGTAGTTGTTTCAATGAATATGTTTGATTGCACTCAAACACCACTTTATAGAGCATATAACTTTGTTAAACAGGAAGCGGCAAGATATGGAGTAGCTGTTACTGGTTCTGAAATAGTAGGACCGGTTAAATTAGAACACTTATTAAATTCATTGGAGTATTATTTAGGATTAGAGAATTTTAGAAAAGAGCAGATATTAGAGACACATTTGATGAAGTAG
- a CDS encoding ECF transporter S component: MSRGFTLKELLIISLLATISIVSKPAVFYVSSVITATFHVPAGIIGGVYYMMWLTLVYRIIKKPFSVILFCLIQAFLAVTLNGMFILKALTFIPPGIGVEIVLRTVKFKNDCIVNILAGAVANLLGASLSYILFFGKQKEIFIVVAVMSAVSGGLSGILTTFIYEKILNSKIISDLKVSVRTK; the protein is encoded by the coding sequence TTGAGTAGAGGTTTTACTTTAAAGGAGCTTTTGATAATATCATTACTTGCTACGATATCTATCGTATCAAAACCAGCAGTATTTTATGTATCTTCTGTTATTACTGCTACTTTTCATGTTCCAGCAGGAATAATAGGAGGAGTATATTATATGATGTGGCTTACATTAGTTTACAGAATAATAAAAAAGCCTTTTTCCGTGATTCTTTTTTGTTTAATACAAGCGTTTTTAGCAGTTACATTAAATGGTATGTTTATTCTTAAAGCTCTTACTTTTATTCCTCCTGGGATAGGTGTTGAAATAGTATTACGAACTGTCAAATTTAAGAATGATTGTATAGTTAATATTTTAGCAGGAGCTGTTGCTAATTTGCTAGGAGCTTCTTTATCGTACATATTATTTTTTGGTAAACAAAAAGAAATATTTATAGTAGTTGCAGTAATGTCTGCTGTAAGTGGAGGATTAAGTGGGATATTAACAACTTTTATATATGAAAAAATTTTAAACTCGAAAATAATATCCGATTTGAAAGTTAGTGTCAGAACTAAATAA
- a CDS encoding BMC domain-containing protein: MKQALGMVETRSLVAAIQAADTMVKSADVRIVDFEFVGSGIVSVMVEGEVAAVKAAVENAKETASQIAEIISVNVIPRPHTEVDKILEY; this comes from the coding sequence ATGAAACAAGCATTGGGAATGGTAGAAACAAGGAGTTTAGTAGCTGCAATCCAAGCGGCAGATACGATGGTTAAATCAGCTGATGTTAGAATAGTAGATTTTGAATTTGTTGGTTCTGGCATAGTTTCTGTAATGGTCGAAGGGGAAGTTGCTGCTGTTAAGGCAGCTGTAGAAAACGCTAAAGAAACAGCTAGCCAAATTGCAGAAATTATATCGGTAAATGTGATACCAAGGCCCCATACAGAAGTTGATAAGATTTTAGAGTATTAG
- a CDS encoding cyclase family protein, which translates to MGLRLIDLSQEIYQGMSVFPMHQKTFIMTNMTHEENMKTTGSKTLGFSARNLLISEHGGTHSDAVWEYKPTGDTIDKMPLEYFWGSAICIDVSFVPESRMIEPEDLEKAVKNSGQEIKPGDIVLLYTGHYDRNFGTDKWQTTYTGLSYEGAKWLAEKGVVNIGVDAPAIDHPKDLNFSGHLVCGEYDITNTENLCNLDKVVNKRFLYFGLPLKIRDGSGSPIRAVALVEE; encoded by the coding sequence ATGGGGCTTCGTTTAATTGATTTATCACAAGAAATTTATCAAGGCATGTCTGTTTTTCCAATGCATCAGAAAACTTTCATAATGACAAATATGACACATGAAGAAAACATGAAAACTACTGGAAGCAAAACTTTAGGTTTCTCTGCCAGAAATCTTTTAATCAGCGAGCACGGTGGAACACATAGTGATGCAGTATGGGAATATAAACCAACTGGAGATACTATTGATAAAATGCCATTAGAATATTTTTGGGGAAGTGCAATCTGTATAGATGTATCATTTGTACCTGAGAGCAGAATGATAGAACCAGAAGACTTAGAAAAAGCCGTTAAAAATTCCGGACAAGAAATAAAACCTGGAGATATTGTATTATTATATACAGGTCATTATGATAGAAACTTCGGTACAGATAAATGGCAAACTACATATACAGGTTTAAGCTATGAAGGAGCAAAATGGCTTGCTGAAAAAGGAGTAGTTAATATAGGTGTAGATGCACCTGCGATTGATCATCCTAAAGATTTGAATTTTTCTGGACATCTAGTTTGTGGTGAATACGATATAACAAACACAGAAAATTTATGCAATCTGGATAAAGTAGTAAATAAACGATTTTTATACTTTGGACTACCATTAAAAATAAGAGATGGATCAGGATCACCAATTAGAGCAGTCGCATTAGTTGAAGAGTAG